One segment of Ureibacillus thermophilus DNA contains the following:
- the queF gene encoding preQ(1) synthase, protein MSSRKLEDGLKDLTLLGNQKTNYPTKYAPEVLEAVNNLHSDRDYFVKFNCPEFTSLCPLTGQPDFATIYISYIPDKKLVESKSLKLYLFSFRNHGDFHEDCVNIITNDLIKLLDPRYIEVWGKFTPRGGISIDPYCNYGRPGTKYEEMANYRLMNHDLYPEKVDNR, encoded by the coding sequence ATGTCTAGTCGCAAATTGGAAGATGGTCTCAAAGATTTAACCTTATTAGGAAATCAGAAAACGAATTATCCAACAAAGTATGCGCCGGAAGTGTTGGAAGCGGTGAATAATCTGCATTCTGATCGGGACTATTTTGTGAAGTTTAATTGTCCTGAGTTTACAAGCCTTTGTCCGCTTACTGGCCAGCCGGACTTTGCCACGATTTATATTTCCTATATTCCAGACAAAAAATTAGTCGAAAGCAAATCTCTCAAGTTATATTTATTCAGTTTCCGTAACCATGGGGATTTTCATGAAGACTGCGTAAATATCATAACGAATGATTTAATCAAATTGCTGGATCCAAGATATATTGAAGTATGGGGCAAATTCACGCCGCGCGGAGGCATCTCCATCGACCCATACTGCAACTACGGCAGACCTGGAACGAAATATGAAGAAATGGCAAATTATCGTTTAATGAATCATGATTTATATCCAGAAAAAGTGGATAATCGATAA